Proteins encoded by one window of Nyctibius grandis isolate bNycGra1 chromosome 15, bNycGra1.pri, whole genome shotgun sequence:
- the PYCR1 gene encoding pyrroline-5-carboxylate reductase 1, mitochondrial yields MSVGFIGAGQLAFALARGFTAAGVLAAHKITASSPDTELPTVSGLRKMGVNFTVSNKDTVKSSDVLFLAVKPPIIPFILEEVGPDIEARHIVVSCAAGVTISSIEKKLSTFCPTPKVIRCMTNTPVIVREGATVYATGTHADVEDGKLLEQLMASVGFCTEVEEDLIDAVTGLSGSGPAYAFTALDALADGGVKMGLPRRLAVRLGAQALLGAAKMLLESEQHPGQLKDNVCSPGGATIHALHFLESGGFRSLLINAVEASCIRTRELQHLADQEKISPAAIKKTLLDKVKLESPSLSVASASKVSLFTSKSPSSKKN; encoded by the exons ATGAGCGTGGGGTTCATCGGCGCCGGGCAGCTCGCCTTCGCCCTGGCCAGGGGCTTCACGGCGGCAG GGGTCCTGGCCGCGCACAAGATCACGGCGAGCTCCCCGGACACCGAACTGCCCACCGTGAGCGGGCTGCGG AAAATGGGCGTGAACTTCACGGTGAGCAACAAGGACACGGTGAAGAGCAGCGACGTGCTGTTCCTGGCCGTGAAGCCGCCCATCATCCCCTTCATCCTGGAGGAGGTGGGCCCCGACATCGAGGCCCGGCACATCGTGGTGTCCTGCGCGGCCGGCGTCACCATCAGCTCCATCGAGAAG AAACTCTCTACCTTCTGCCCCACACCAAAAGTGATCAGGTGCATGACCAACACGCCGGTGATTGTCCGGGAAGGTGCTACGGTCTATGCCACTGGCACTCATGCGGACGTGGAGGATGGGAAGCTCTTGGAACAACTGATGGCCAGTGTAGGCTTCTGCACCGAGGTGGAAGAGGACCTGATTGATGCTGTAACGGGGCTCAGTGGCAGCGGCCCTGCGTAT GCGTTCACTGCCCTGGATGCGCTGGCGGATGGGGGAGTGAAAATGGGACTTCCCCGCAGGCTGGCTGTTCGACTTGGAGCACAGGCTCTGCTG GGTGCTGCCAAAATGCTGTTGGAATCTGAGCAGCATCCCGGTCAGCTGAAGGACAACGTCTGCTCGCCCGGGGGAGCCACCATCCATGCCCTGCACTTCCTGGAGAGCGGTGGCTTTCGCTCACTCCTGATCAATGCTGTGGAGGCTTCCTGCATCCGGACAAG ggagctgcagcatcTGGCTGACCAAGAGAAGATCTCCCCAGCAGCCATAAAGAAGACTTTGTTGGATAAGGTGAAgctggagtctccttctctgtccGTGGCATCTGCCAGCAAAGTCAGTCTGTTCACCAGTAAGAGCCCCAGCAGCAAGAAGAACTGA